The Sorangiineae bacterium MSr11367 genome window below encodes:
- a CDS encoding ABC transporter substrate-binding protein, whose amino-acid sequence MIVARTRFTKLAIVALLLGMGAVSCAEHDDGPRTRRRGQVEIFSNWTAGGEEEALEVIIDTYERAFPDVTVVNAAVAGGTKTREDELKKRMTENLPPDVFQVHGGRELIGAWVRPKGILDDSANKMEDVTFLFDQEGWRSAFPAQLLDIVSFHEKVYSVPINVHRGNAVFYNVRVFAEHGVAVPKTLDDLKDAAASLRAQKVTPIALGTKYPWPIVMMFEDLLLARGGSAFFRDYFAGKKAGDGPIVRAALEDLKSLFAFVNSDSATLSWDQAANKVGTGEAAMTFMGDWAKGFFISEKGGNMKPAVDFDAFPAPGTDGSFIVITDTFGLPKGATSRANAVELLRLSGGKELQSAFSLKKGSIPARKDIDVSQFDPMARTTIHDFSTGELVPSLAHGSAADEEYATSIGVALATFFIDRNVDKVLGILRATYARLQ is encoded by the coding sequence ATGATTGTCGCGCGAACACGTTTTACGAAGCTCGCGATCGTAGCGCTGCTGCTGGGCATGGGCGCGGTGAGCTGCGCAGAACACGATGACGGCCCCCGGACACGACGTCGCGGTCAGGTCGAGATCTTTTCCAACTGGACCGCGGGCGGCGAAGAGGAAGCGCTCGAAGTCATCATCGACACGTACGAACGAGCGTTTCCCGATGTCACGGTCGTCAACGCGGCCGTCGCCGGCGGAACGAAAACGCGCGAGGACGAGCTGAAGAAACGAATGACCGAGAATCTACCACCGGACGTCTTCCAGGTTCATGGCGGGCGCGAGCTGATCGGCGCGTGGGTGCGACCAAAGGGCATCCTCGACGACTCGGCCAACAAAATGGAGGATGTCACCTTTCTCTTCGACCAAGAGGGGTGGAGATCGGCCTTTCCGGCGCAGCTTCTCGATATCGTCAGCTTCCATGAAAAGGTTTACTCCGTTCCCATCAATGTCCATCGCGGCAATGCGGTCTTTTACAACGTTCGCGTCTTTGCGGAGCATGGGGTCGCCGTTCCGAAGACACTCGACGACCTGAAGGACGCGGCCGCCTCATTGCGGGCGCAGAAGGTCACGCCCATTGCGCTGGGGACGAAATACCCTTGGCCCATCGTCATGATGTTCGAGGACCTTTTGCTCGCCCGAGGCGGAAGCGCGTTCTTCCGGGACTATTTCGCCGGAAAGAAGGCGGGCGACGGCCCCATCGTGCGCGCGGCCCTGGAAGATCTGAAATCCCTTTTCGCCTTCGTGAACAGCGACTCCGCGACGCTCTCCTGGGACCAGGCAGCCAACAAAGTAGGCACCGGCGAGGCCGCGATGACCTTCATGGGCGATTGGGCCAAAGGATTCTTCATCTCCGAGAAGGGCGGCAACATGAAGCCCGCGGTGGACTTCGACGCCTTTCCGGCGCCGGGTACGGACGGCAGCTTCATCGTGATCACGGACACCTTCGGCCTGCCGAAGGGCGCGACGTCCCGTGCGAACGCCGTCGAGCTCCTTCGATTGTCGGGAGGGAAAGAGCTCCAATCGGCCTTCAGCCTCAAGAAAGGATCGATTCCCGCGCGCAAGGACATCGACGTATCGCAGTTCGATCCGATGGCGCGCACCACGATTCACGATTTCTCGACCGGAGAGCTCGTTCCGAGCCTTGCCCACGGATCGGCGGCGGACGAGGAATACGCGACCTCCATTGGAGTAGCCCTCGCGACCTTTTTCATCGACCGAAACGTGGACAAAGTCCTTGGCATCCTGCGTGCGACGTACGCCCGTCTCCAATGA
- a CDS encoding FAD-dependent oxidoreductase — translation MKDCIVVGAGVSGLVTARELERRGRSVTVLEARDRVGGRTLSPSFGGARLDVGGQWIGPRQRHIAELVRELGLATFPQHHAGSKLLARGEDTVRYGGVFAFPRMSPWAMIDLLLARRRLARSLAELEPERPWASRDARAWDALTFEAWMNKNIRTQGARFLLSNVVRAVVAAEPEEISFLFFLDFLRRGGSLDETVGIPGGAQETRIVEGMQSVSERMASALGEAVHLGEPVRAIHQRDRWVEVITDRETHTGRFVVVSVPPAIAARIRYGVSLGRDRERLMDRLPMGSVIKFVVQYETPFWRQAGLSGEAASDRGIILMTMDATAANGSVAALVAFSLGKQGRYWAKRPPEERKRAALAELTHLFGPKAAHPVRFEEKVWVDDPWTGGCYCAVPGPGTLTSFGDALRASCGRIHWAGCETALEWPGVDGAVESGKRAAGEVQGRLAVETSRTMEVRA, via the coding sequence ATGAAGGACTGCATCGTCGTGGGCGCCGGCGTATCCGGGCTGGTCACCGCGCGGGAGCTCGAGCGGCGCGGTCGCTCCGTCACCGTGTTGGAAGCGCGAGACCGCGTCGGTGGTCGCACCTTGAGCCCTTCGTTCGGGGGAGCTCGACTCGATGTAGGCGGTCAATGGATAGGGCCCCGTCAGCGACACATTGCCGAATTGGTTCGGGAGCTCGGTCTGGCCACGTTTCCGCAGCACCACGCCGGCAGCAAATTGCTGGCGCGCGGTGAGGACACGGTACGCTACGGAGGCGTATTCGCATTTCCGCGGATGTCGCCCTGGGCGATGATCGATCTGCTCCTCGCGCGGCGGCGCCTCGCGCGCAGCCTCGCCGAACTCGAGCCCGAGCGACCCTGGGCATCGCGGGACGCGCGCGCTTGGGACGCGCTGACCTTCGAGGCGTGGATGAACAAGAACATCCGCACCCAGGGCGCGCGATTTCTACTCTCGAACGTCGTGCGGGCGGTGGTGGCCGCGGAACCCGAGGAAATATCGTTCTTGTTCTTCCTCGATTTCCTCCGGCGGGGAGGCTCGCTCGACGAAACCGTAGGAATCCCGGGCGGTGCGCAGGAAACGCGCATCGTCGAAGGTATGCAAAGTGTCTCCGAGCGCATGGCCTCCGCCCTTGGCGAGGCCGTGCATCTCGGCGAGCCCGTGCGGGCCATTCACCAACGCGATCGATGGGTGGAGGTGATCACCGACCGCGAGACGCATACCGGCCGATTCGTGGTGGTGAGCGTTCCGCCCGCCATCGCGGCGCGCATCCGATATGGCGTCTCCCTCGGAAGAGACCGCGAGCGCCTCATGGATCGATTGCCGATGGGATCGGTCATCAAGTTCGTCGTGCAATACGAAACACCTTTTTGGCGCCAAGCGGGGCTGAGCGGAGAAGCCGCCAGCGACCGAGGGATCATTCTCATGACCATGGACGCCACGGCGGCGAATGGGAGCGTCGCGGCGCTCGTCGCCTTTTCCCTGGGAAAGCAAGGGCGCTACTGGGCGAAGCGCCCGCCGGAGGAGCGAAAGCGCGCCGCGCTCGCCGAATTGACGCATCTTTTCGGCCCCAAGGCCGCTCATCCCGTGCGGTTCGAGGAGAAGGTGTGGGTGGACGATCCATGGACCGGCGGCTGCTATTGCGCCGTCCCGGGGCCCGGCACCCTCACGTCGTTCGGCGATGCGTTGCGCGCTTCGTGCGGACGCATCCATTGGGCGGGATGTGAGACGGCGTTGGAGTGGCCCGGGGTCGATGGTGCCGTCGAATCGGGAAAGCGCGCGGCAGGGGAGGTTCAGGGCCGTCTCGCCGTCGAAACGTCACGCACCATGGAGGTACGAGCATGA
- a CDS encoding nuclear transport factor 2 family protein, translating into MNSAEQIVADAERWFNTRNLEAILSCYTKDAEVEILADGISTVGVGPDQIRRIWQLVFGTFPRFTVTKKLISADPEGAIVNEWQGQMDGTGCARGFDLFWLDAAGAIARHQVLSFGRVVEYGAAASRVRFALLYPRHVLRALRVEHQLGAR; encoded by the coding sequence ATGAATTCCGCCGAGCAGATCGTCGCCGATGCCGAACGTTGGTTCAATACGCGCAACCTCGAAGCCATTCTCTCTTGCTACACGAAGGATGCCGAGGTCGAGATTCTGGCGGACGGCATCTCCACGGTCGGGGTAGGCCCGGACCAGATCCGGCGCATATGGCAGTTGGTTTTCGGAACGTTCCCCCGATTCACGGTCACGAAGAAGCTCATTTCGGCCGATCCGGAAGGCGCCATCGTCAATGAATGGCAAGGACAGATGGACGGAACCGGATGCGCGCGCGGGTTCGACCTATTCTGGCTCGACGCGGCCGGGGCCATCGCACGCCATCAAGTCTTGAGTTTCGGCCGCGTGGTGGAATACGGCGCGGCGGCGAGCCGCGTGCGCTTCGCCCTGTTGTATCCGCGCCACGTACTTCGCGCGCTTCGGGTCGAACACCAACTCGGTGCGCGATGA
- a CDS encoding ester cyclase → MSGMNQGQLRAARERIVEDHLAAEVDHDFARALATFARPRYEIAATSEVHDGADAVSAFYRESDTAFPDFQLVTRRIQYADDAVFHTVIFRGTHLGAWRGLPATGRRVEYPMLNVFLFEEDRLVCEEMYFDLLTPLKQLGIARDPTSVSGRIGAALNHPLTVGGALLRAAFHPRESRGRGGE, encoded by the coding sequence ATGAGCGGGATGAACCAAGGCCAGCTCCGCGCCGCACGCGAGCGGATCGTCGAGGATCACCTCGCCGCCGAGGTCGACCACGATTTCGCGCGAGCCCTCGCGACGTTTGCGCGTCCCCGGTATGAAATCGCGGCGACCTCCGAGGTGCACGACGGTGCCGACGCCGTGAGTGCTTTTTACCGCGAGTCCGATACCGCATTTCCGGACTTTCAACTGGTCACCCGGCGTATCCAATACGCCGACGATGCCGTCTTTCATACGGTCATCTTTCGCGGCACCCACCTCGGCGCGTGGCGTGGATTGCCGGCGACCGGCCGGCGTGTCGAGTATCCGATGCTCAATGTGTTTCTTTTCGAAGAAGACAGGTTGGTCTGCGAAGAGATGTATTTCGATTTGCTCACGCCGCTCAAACAGCTGGGCATCGCGCGCGATCCGACGTCCGTCTCCGGGCGGATCGGCGCCGCGCTCAATCATCCGCTCACCGTGGGCGGCGCTCTGCTGCGCGCGGCGTTCCATCCGCGCGAATCGCGCGGCCGAGGCGGCGAATAG
- a CDS encoding PLP-dependent aminotransferase family protein translates to MQARRVAQHWLTLDGDGALQTQIVRALRTAILRGELPPGHRLPSTRTLARELEVSRTTSQHAYEQLLTEGYLEARRGSATRVASTLDPVASTPDEAAPPSSPALSAYGQRLSEGAFGYPYRAFAEQELARFELLYGLPDHRAFPLDAWRKALTDAARHATPRALSYGEPEGTESLRQAIARHILSARGVRCHPDQIIVVAGVQQALALVARLLLDPGDRVVLEEPGYLGARAAFASAGARLVPAPVDEQGIDVTAVPRRTRCRLVYVTPSHQFPTGRIMSLSRRQMLLSWAAGQDACIFEDDYDGELRYEGRPIETLYALDGGHRVIFAGTFSKTLFPSLRIGYIVVPPSLVDVVRAAKWTSDWSCPNLEQVALTSFIESGDFARHLRRSRLRYASKRRALLEELTLALGGLSHQVDWQVGGGAAGLHIVLWLPKTSPRELARIVVRARALDVGIYSIAPYYLGEPRSGLLIGYGLLDEASLREAIRRLGRAIRADGTPRAAERRPR, encoded by the coding sequence GTGCAAGCACGGCGGGTCGCTCAACATTGGCTCACCCTCGATGGAGACGGCGCTCTTCAGACGCAGATCGTGCGGGCATTGCGCACAGCCATCCTGCGGGGCGAGCTTCCGCCGGGCCACCGGCTGCCGTCGACACGCACGCTCGCGCGCGAGCTCGAGGTTTCACGCACGACATCGCAACATGCGTACGAGCAGCTGCTAACCGAAGGATACCTGGAAGCGCGCCGAGGCTCGGCGACGCGGGTCGCCTCCACACTCGACCCGGTGGCCTCCACGCCCGACGAGGCCGCGCCGCCTTCGTCGCCGGCCCTCTCGGCGTACGGGCAGCGCCTTTCCGAAGGAGCCTTCGGCTATCCGTACCGAGCATTCGCCGAACAAGAGCTGGCGCGCTTCGAGTTGCTCTACGGGCTGCCTGATCATCGCGCATTTCCGCTCGACGCATGGCGAAAGGCCCTGACGGATGCCGCGCGCCACGCCACACCACGCGCCCTTTCCTACGGCGAGCCCGAGGGAACGGAGTCGCTTCGACAGGCCATCGCACGGCACATCTTGTCCGCCCGTGGGGTGCGCTGCCACCCGGATCAAATCATCGTGGTCGCAGGCGTGCAGCAAGCGCTCGCCCTCGTCGCGCGCCTGCTGCTCGATCCGGGAGATCGCGTGGTCCTCGAGGAGCCGGGGTACCTCGGCGCACGCGCCGCGTTCGCATCGGCGGGTGCACGCCTCGTTCCCGCCCCCGTCGACGAGCAGGGCATCGATGTCACCGCGGTGCCGAGGCGGACCCGGTGCAGGCTCGTGTACGTCACGCCATCGCATCAATTCCCCACGGGCCGAATCATGTCCCTCTCACGCCGCCAGATGCTTCTATCGTGGGCCGCGGGGCAGGACGCCTGCATCTTCGAGGACGACTACGACGGGGAACTCCGTTACGAAGGTCGCCCGATCGAGACCTTGTACGCGCTCGACGGCGGCCACCGGGTCATCTTCGCCGGCACCTTCTCGAAGACGCTCTTTCCGTCGCTTCGGATCGGCTACATCGTGGTACCTCCGTCGCTGGTCGACGTCGTGCGCGCCGCCAAGTGGACCAGCGATTGGTCCTGCCCCAACCTCGAGCAGGTCGCGCTGACGAGCTTCATCGAGTCGGGCGATTTCGCCCGTCACCTTCGTCGCTCGCGCCTTCGGTATGCGAGCAAGCGCCGCGCACTTCTCGAGGAGCTCACCCTGGCCCTCGGCGGGCTTTCCCATCAAGTCGATTGGCAGGTTGGCGGGGGTGCGGCCGGCCTTCACATCGTGCTTTGGCTCCCGAAAACCTCGCCCCGGGAGCTCGCCCGCATCGTGGTTCGCGCGCGCGCATTGGACGTCGGGATATATTCCATTGCGCCGTATTACCTCGGCGAGCCGCGCTCCGGGTTGCTCATCGGCTATGGCCTGCTCGACGAGGCCTCGCTCCGCGAAGCTATTCGCCGCCTCGGCCGCGCGATTCGCGCGGATGGAACGCCGCGCGCAGCAGAGCGCCGCCCACGGTGA
- a CDS encoding nuclear transport factor 2 family protein gives MSTPTMAASTPETIAEIGRTFYESLVARDWSALRRFVRDDATWTLPGDNLISGCIVGGDAVVEHLRTIAGFGVHFKLDHIVVSRQNVALLLHNTGRRGDVVLDEHVATVCRLEGGRIAAIETYLSDVPGMNAFFVRAA, from the coding sequence ATGAGCACGCCCACCATGGCCGCATCGACGCCGGAAACCATCGCGGAAATCGGACGAACATTCTACGAATCGCTCGTGGCGCGCGATTGGAGTGCATTGCGACGTTTCGTACGAGACGACGCAACGTGGACACTTCCCGGCGACAACCTCATTTCCGGATGCATCGTCGGGGGCGACGCCGTCGTCGAGCACCTACGGACGATCGCAGGCTTCGGCGTCCACTTCAAGCTGGACCACATCGTGGTCAGTCGCCAAAACGTCGCGCTGTTGCTTCACAACACGGGCCGGCGTGGCGATGTGGTGCTCGACGAGCACGTCGCCACCGTGTGCCGGCTCGAGGGCGGCAGAATCGCCGCCATCGAGACCTATCTATCCGACGTACCCGGCATGAATGCATTCTTCGTGCGGGCTGCGTGA
- a CDS encoding methyltransferase domain-containing protein encodes MGEMNQRQIEDWNGPRGARWLAHHAWLDRSFTAFSEAALRAANLRAGEIVLDVGCGPGATTHEIAQRVAPGGRVVGVDVSAPLVQRARELVQGTNVAFELADASLHPFEPGAFDVLFSRFGVMFFDEPERAFAHLRAALRPDGRVAFVCWRTAMENDWFRVPFRALQDVLPHLAPADPSAPGPFAFGDRHRVERTLRAGGFANIAMTPFDAPLYVAADADESLDQTLRVGPFAGMLAEQSEDMRQRGLSSIRASLAARATGRGVTLSGAAWIVTADV; translated from the coding sequence ATGGGCGAAATGAATCAGCGGCAAATCGAGGATTGGAACGGACCGCGCGGGGCTCGATGGCTCGCGCACCACGCATGGCTCGACCGAAGTTTCACGGCCTTCAGCGAGGCGGCGCTCAGGGCCGCAAACCTGCGCGCGGGGGAAATCGTGCTGGACGTGGGCTGCGGCCCGGGGGCGACGACCCATGAGATTGCCCAGCGGGTGGCCCCGGGCGGGCGCGTCGTGGGCGTCGATGTCTCGGCGCCGCTGGTCCAGCGCGCCCGTGAGCTCGTGCAGGGCACGAACGTGGCATTCGAGCTGGCCGACGCCAGCCTCCACCCCTTCGAGCCGGGGGCGTTCGATGTGCTGTTCTCCCGCTTCGGCGTTATGTTCTTCGACGAGCCTGAGAGGGCTTTCGCGCACCTCCGCGCGGCGCTGCGGCCGGATGGGCGAGTTGCGTTCGTTTGCTGGCGAACGGCCATGGAGAACGATTGGTTCCGTGTGCCATTTCGGGCGCTGCAGGATGTCCTCCCGCATCTCGCGCCCGCGGATCCGTCTGCACCGGGGCCATTTGCCTTCGGCGACCGGCATCGCGTCGAGCGCACTTTGCGCGCGGGAGGGTTTGCGAATATTGCCATGACGCCGTTCGACGCCCCCTTGTACGTGGCCGCCGATGCCGACGAATCGCTGGACCAAACGCTGCGTGTCGGGCCGTTCGCGGGCATGTTGGCGGAGCAATCGGAGGACATGCGCCAGCGGGGATTGTCCTCGATCCGCGCGTCATTGGCCGCGCGGGCCACCGGTCGAGGCGTGACCCTTTCCGGCGCCGCCTGGATCGTGACGGCCGACGTGTAG
- a CDS encoding cytochrome P450 produces the protein MDILSEKKIDDFVLDMDAPTFLIDPHPTFRWLRENAPVYQWQSRQAVVVSRYRDVKAILNDRRFSNNYKLWEFAPPEQWPPELADFQRLLDNGLSNLPNHRHGPVRKLVASTMTPRSVERMQSRIQKTIDALLDKIVEGNRLDIAKFAGPLPSEVICDMLAIPEEMREDLCAFGLAAARSANIALPPDEIIAAIAPTPRWVAMLHRVIAERRDNPREDDLLSTLITARDADAKLSEEELLSLVFTFFVAGGDATKNGIAWAVRTLLRHPASLAEVQRDPSLLRNAVEETLRFDMFAKTGFPKYCTEAMDFAGIQLRKGQMVIPLLGAALRDEEVFPNPEQFDIRRDLKQTVAFGAGQQTCLGAALARLQLVMAVGTLFKRFPEMKPLGEPEFEPHPLMRSMKKYEVAIR, from the coding sequence ATGGATATTCTGAGCGAGAAAAAGATAGACGACTTCGTCCTCGACATGGACGCCCCGACCTTTCTGATCGACCCGCATCCAACGTTCCGCTGGCTGCGCGAGAACGCGCCCGTGTACCAATGGCAATCCCGCCAAGCGGTGGTCGTTAGCCGATACCGCGATGTCAAAGCCATCCTCAACGATCGCCGCTTCAGTAACAATTACAAATTGTGGGAGTTTGCCCCGCCCGAGCAATGGCCCCCGGAGCTCGCGGATTTCCAGAGGCTGCTCGACAATGGCTTGAGCAACTTGCCCAATCACCGCCACGGACCGGTGCGCAAGCTCGTCGCGAGCACGATGACCCCGCGCAGCGTCGAACGAATGCAAAGCCGCATTCAGAAAACCATCGACGCGCTCCTCGACAAGATCGTGGAGGGCAATCGTTTGGACATCGCCAAGTTCGCGGGCCCTCTGCCGTCGGAGGTCATTTGCGACATGCTGGCCATCCCGGAGGAAATGCGGGAGGATCTCTGCGCCTTCGGCCTCGCCGCTGCGCGGAGCGCCAACATCGCTTTACCGCCGGACGAGATCATCGCCGCCATCGCGCCGACACCGCGGTGGGTGGCCATGTTGCACAGGGTCATCGCAGAACGTCGCGACAACCCTCGCGAGGACGATCTCTTGAGCACGCTCATTACCGCGCGTGACGCAGACGCCAAACTGTCCGAAGAAGAACTTCTGTCCCTGGTCTTCACCTTCTTCGTGGCGGGCGGAGACGCGACGAAGAACGGCATCGCGTGGGCGGTACGCACGCTGCTCCGGCACCCCGCCTCTCTGGCGGAAGTGCAACGCGATCCCTCACTCTTGCGCAACGCCGTCGAGGAGACGTTGCGATTCGACATGTTCGCGAAGACGGGATTTCCCAAATACTGCACGGAGGCCATGGATTTTGCGGGTATCCAGCTACGAAAAGGGCAAATGGTCATTCCGCTCTTGGGTGCGGCGCTTCGAGACGAAGAGGTGTTCCCCAACCCGGAGCAATTCGACATTCGTCGCGATCTGAAACAGACCGTTGCCTTCGGGGCGGGACAACAGACGTGCCTGGGCGCCGCGCTCGCGCGCTTGCAGCTGGTGATGGCGGTGGGAACGCTGTTCAAGCGCTTCCCCGAAATGAAGCCCCTCGGCGAACCGGAATTCGAACCGCACCCCTTGATGCGCTCGATGAAGAAATACGAAGTCGCCATTCGCTAA
- a CDS encoding alpha/beta fold hydrolase, giving the protein MNLFCFSYAGGSAQSYFGLKQALSGPKAILLELPGRGMRFREPLLTSMEAVLDEYERQMQPQLERAEPFAFFGHSMGALVAHLLTLRFAARGLPGPSHLFLSGKSGPGCAPATTPKHLLTQSEFRAYLEILGGCPRVVLADEELMQHFCRVVRADFEVLETCDERADARHVIPLTAFAGDEDAITPDLVRGWHKVAAAGWDVHVLRGGHFFLQSHWPGIARIIERALATPRLTAAQPTA; this is encoded by the coding sequence ATGAATCTATTTTGCTTTTCCTACGCCGGAGGAAGTGCTCAATCCTATTTCGGGCTCAAGCAAGCGCTCTCGGGGCCGAAGGCCATTCTGCTGGAGCTGCCCGGGCGGGGAATGCGCTTCCGCGAGCCGCTACTCACATCCATGGAGGCCGTCCTCGACGAATACGAACGGCAAATGCAACCGCAGCTCGAGCGCGCCGAACCGTTCGCATTTTTCGGCCACAGCATGGGAGCGCTCGTGGCGCATCTTCTCACCCTGCGCTTCGCAGCCCGCGGCCTTCCCGGCCCGAGCCATCTTTTTCTGTCGGGGAAGTCCGGCCCTGGATGCGCCCCCGCCACCACACCGAAGCACCTTCTGACGCAAAGCGAATTCCGAGCCTACTTGGAAATACTGGGAGGATGCCCCCGCGTCGTTTTGGCGGACGAGGAACTCATGCAGCACTTCTGCCGGGTCGTGCGTGCCGATTTCGAGGTATTGGAAACCTGCGACGAGCGCGCAGATGCCCGCCACGTCATCCCGCTGACGGCCTTTGCCGGTGACGAAGACGCCATCACCCCCGACCTCGTCCGAGGTTGGCACAAGGTGGCGGCGGCCGGATGGGACGTTCACGTTCTACGGGGCGGCCACTTCTTCCTGCAATCCCATTGGCCGGGTATCGCGCGGATCATCGAGCGCGCCCTCGCGACGCCCCGCCTCACCGCGGCCCAGCCCACCGCATGA
- a CDS encoding acyl-CoA dehydrogenase family protein: protein MKLSLTHEQTVAVEGARAFAQMRLRPRVAEFEERGVPKELVRELGDAGLLGALVGEEWGGRPLDPVAWGLVTEEVGKVCCNTRYILTVHASIVAGTLARWGSAAQKSTWLPRLARGEALAAFALSEPDVGSDAASVRTSYEVTDRGFVLRGAKRWTSLGALADVFLVIARDANGPGVTAFLLPRACAGVRVEPIRGLMAARGSHIAELHFDSVELAREDAVGRLGSGFTYVTSTALDLGRYSVAWSAVAVAQAAIEAMASYALRREQFGRPLQDFQLIKAMVGDAVADTHAARALCLHAGELRRASDPEAIMATNVAKQFAARVATRTTTTALQLHGANGLSGDYDVERLFREARVLEIIEGSTQIQQLLLGDYGLQTYARATGYP, encoded by the coding sequence ATGAAGCTCTCGCTCACCCACGAGCAAACGGTCGCCGTGGAGGGGGCGCGTGCGTTCGCGCAGATGCGCCTCCGTCCACGGGTGGCCGAGTTCGAAGAACGCGGGGTGCCCAAAGAGCTCGTGCGCGAGCTCGGGGATGCGGGCCTTCTCGGCGCCCTCGTTGGCGAGGAATGGGGAGGGCGCCCACTGGATCCCGTCGCCTGGGGGCTGGTGACGGAGGAGGTGGGGAAGGTCTGTTGCAACACCCGCTACATCCTCACCGTCCATGCGTCCATCGTGGCCGGCACCCTCGCCCGTTGGGGATCCGCTGCGCAAAAGTCGACTTGGCTCCCACGGCTCGCGCGCGGGGAAGCGCTCGCCGCCTTCGCTTTGAGCGAGCCCGACGTGGGGAGCGACGCCGCATCGGTCCGCACGTCCTACGAGGTGACGGACCGCGGCTTCGTCTTGCGCGGAGCCAAACGCTGGACCTCGCTCGGTGCGCTGGCCGACGTCTTTCTGGTCATCGCGCGGGACGCGAATGGCCCTGGCGTCACCGCGTTCCTCCTTCCACGGGCATGCGCAGGGGTGCGGGTCGAGCCGATTCGTGGCCTCATGGCCGCGCGCGGCTCGCACATCGCCGAGCTGCACTTCGACAGCGTGGAGCTGGCTCGGGAAGACGCCGTGGGCCGGCTCGGCTCCGGGTTCACGTACGTCACGTCCACGGCCTTGGATCTGGGCCGCTACAGCGTCGCCTGGAGCGCGGTGGCAGTTGCCCAAGCCGCCATCGAGGCCATGGCCTCGTATGCCCTCCGGCGCGAACAGTTCGGCCGGCCGCTCCAAGATTTCCAACTGATCAAAGCCATGGTGGGCGATGCCGTGGCCGACACCCACGCAGCCCGCGCGCTGTGCCTGCACGCGGGGGAGCTCCGGCGCGCCAGTGATCCCGAAGCCATCATGGCCACCAACGTGGCCAAACAATTTGCTGCGCGCGTGGCCACGCGAACCACGACCACCGCGCTGCAGCTGCACGGGGCCAACGGACTCTCCGGCGACTACGATGTCGAGCGCCTCTTTCGCGAGGCGCGGGTGCTGGAAATCATCGAAGGAAGCACGCAAATCCAGCAGCTTCTCCTCGGCGATTACGGATTGCAGACGTACGCACGCGCGACGGGATATCCATGA
- a CDS encoding phosphopantetheine-binding protein, protein MATIASVREFIQGNVLAQKQSVTLSDDDDIFRLGFVNSMMALKLVTFIEKEFDIKVADDELDISTFSTISQIRQFLQRKIGNPIES, encoded by the coding sequence ATGGCCACGATTGCATCGGTACGCGAATTCATCCAAGGAAACGTGCTGGCTCAGAAGCAAAGTGTCACCTTGAGCGACGACGATGATATTTTTCGATTGGGGTTCGTCAACTCAATGATGGCGCTCAAGCTCGTTACTTTCATCGAAAAAGAGTTCGACATCAAAGTAGCCGACGACGAACTGGACATTTCGACGTTCAGCACGATCAGCCAAATTCGACAATTCCTCCAACGAAAAATTGGCAACCCGATCGAATCATGA